The genomic window CCAAACTCAAGAAGTCTTTTGTCCTTTGAAAGTCCAAGTTTAAAAGCTATATAAAAGCTGTCCTTTGGGTATACTATCTGAGTTTTTCTCTGAAAGCCGAGCAAGATCATTTCTTCGAGGGTGGGATTAAGGACATAAAAGCCGTTAATAAAACACCCAGGCTCTCTTCCCACTATGTCTTCAAACCTTATTACCCTTTCCTTGTAGTTTAGGCTAAAGTCCTTGGTTAGTGCCTTGAGATACCTTCTATCTTCGCAGACTAACAATATATAATCTCCTTCCCTAAAGTTCATCTTAGCTCCAGTATAGCCCTTCCAAGATTATAGGATGCAATAGAGTATTTTAGAGCATATTCGTAGTCTCCAACCCTGTAGTTTTCTCTTGCAACTTGGTAAAAAAGAAGCTGGTATGTGTATATCTGAGGATACTTCTTTGAGTATTTTGCGGTTTCGTTTAGAAGAAGGGAAGCCCTTCTTAGTCTTTTGCTGGCAACTACTCTGTCCTTTCCAAAGCTTTCTGGAAACTTTATGTTTTCAAGAGCCTGCAATATGTTGTCCGCGGACCTCCCTGCTTTTTTATCCCCCTTTTCACATGCTATGTTTATAAATATCTCCGCTTCTCGCATCAAGTCTTCGTATATCATATCCTCCCTTAGGGCGAGGAATCTTACCCTAAGGAGCGAGCAGTCTTGAGCGTATGCATGTAAAAAGATAGAAAAAAGCAGTAGCCAGAACACAGTAGAGTTATTATAATATTAGCAATTAGCCTTCGCATGGTATTGGGTTTACTAAGAGTAGAGCTTTTCTTTCCCGAGAACGGGTCCCTTAAGGAGAAAAGGCACTACCTAAGGTCTATTAAGGACAAGGTGAGGTCTTCCTTTAATGTTTCTGTCTCTGAGGTAGACTACCATGACCTGTGGCAGAGGTCAAGCCTTGCCTTTGCATGTGTTTCTCATGAAAAGTCAATAGCGGAAAACACCCTAAGCGGTGTGAAAAAGCTACTTGAAAGGCACTACCCAGAGTTTATACTTGAGCTTAAGAGCGAATACCTATTCCTCTAAAAGCCTATGCTTGCGTAGGAAACTATAGAGTCTGTGGGATTTTCGTAGTAGAAGCTGTAATCAAAAAGCTCACCCTTCTCAAGCCCTGCCTTCTTTAACATATGGGAAAATACAAGGTTTGTATACTGACCGTCTATGCGTGTGGAGTTTTTAGTCTCTTGGAGCAGTTCAAAAGCATCATCTCCTTTGAGATTTTGTAAAAGTTCAAGGTATTTCCTGTCTCTAAAGGAAGGGTCATAACTTTGCATATCTCCGAACTTTTTCCCCACATGGCTTAGGTCAACGCTTGAAATTATAAGGGTGTGATGAAGTTCTTTGTCTATTACCTTTAAAAGGTTTTCCGCAAGGGTTTTTAGGAAGTCTTTATCTCCATAGGAAACTATAAGGGCTAACGCCTTTGACTCTGGAAGGAGCATTTTTGCATAAATTGAGACAAACTCTATGGAATGTTCTTGTCTATAGGAAAAAAGGTCGTGAGTTATGTCAAAGCTGTAGAAGGATTGCAGTTTCTCAAGCAGGTCTTTTCTTGTTTCAAGTATGCCAAAGGGTGTTTCCATATGGAGAGGTAAGACAGAAAAGGGCATCTCATGCCAATAGTGGGAAACGCCTAATATTACCACAAGCCTTTTGTCCGCCTTGAGCCTTCCATAACCTTCCCAGTACGTTTTTCTTGCAACTCTTAAGTCCATATGAGGAACCATAAGCCCTAACAGGTCCCTCTTTTCTTTTTCCTCTCCCATGAGAAAGGCTTTGCAACTTTCCGCATCCTCAGGGTATACCTCACCCACATGGGACATGGGTCTTATGCCTTTGCAGAGCATTTCTTGACGCATGGAATTGAGAGTCTTTTGGAAATTCTCTCCCTCTAACAGAAGGGATTTTTCAAGAAGCTCAATAAACTCCCTGAGTTCTTGCTCTCTAAGGATTATGCCAGTCCTTTTAAAAAATTCAGCCCTTAGCTCCTCAAACTCTCTCGTTCCGTCCATAAGGGATAGAAGGAGGAGAGCATGGTAAGACACCAAAAGACCATCGGATATTCCCATTGGGTCTTTGAGCCAGAAGGACTTGCCTTGAGGAATTACTTCAAGGGGTCTTATTTTTGGCTTCATCCAAATATTAAAATCTCTTCCTCTCTAAACTTTTGGTCAACAAGCTCCCAGCTTCTGTAGGAGACCACCTTGCCTTTGCTTACAGAAAGTATTAGATAAGAAAAGCCTTCAAAAGCCCTCTCCTCATCAAATTGAGAAGGTCTATCTGGATGGTCGGGGTGGGAATGGTATACGCCTACTATCTCAAGTCCAAACTCTTTTGCCTTTTTCTCAGCCTTTAGGTAGTCTTCCGGTGCTATCTCGTAGCGGTCGTTCTTTCTATTAGGGTTTGCGTTAGGTGTCTCGTAAGCTCCGAAAACAGTCCTTACATTCCCTTCCACTTTTCCTAAAAGAAGACCACAGGTCTCGTAGGGATAATCCCTCTCTGCCTGTGCTATGGTCTTTTGAAGAGCAGATCCCTTGATCCTGAGCATTTTTACACCATGGCATATTGTGTTAAAAGTTCTGCTATCTGCACTGCGTTGGTAGCCGCACCTTTGCGTATGTTGTCCGCCACTACCCACATGGAAAGCCCTGGCTCAAAGACCAGGTCTTTCCTTATCCTTCCTACAAAAACATCGTCTTTCCCTGCCACATCTACCGCGAGGGGATATTGACCCTCCGTAGGACTATCAACCACCACAACACCTTTGGCTTTCCTTAGGATTTCCCTTGCGGATTCTGGGGATAGTTCAGATTTGAGTTTTACGCTTACAGCCTCTGAATGTCCGTAGAGGACTGGCACTCTTACGCAGGTTGCGGAGACCCTTATATTGGGGTCGTGGAGTATCTTTCTGGTCTCGTTGAGCATCTTTAGCTCTTCCTTCGTGTATCCGTTTTCTGTAAAAATGTCTATCTGTGGCACTACGTTGAAGGCTATTCTTTTTGGTAGTGCCTTTGCTGGTGGTATTTCTTTTCCTTCGCACCATGCCCTTGTTTGTTCTTGAAGCTCCATTATAGCTTTTGCACCTGCTCCAGAGACAGACTGGTAGGTGGAAACAACAATCGCTTCTATCCCAACCGCATCGTATATGGGCTTTAGTGCTACAAGCATCTGTATGGTAGAGCAGTTAGGGTTGGCTATTATACCCTTGTGGTCTTTGACATCTTCTGGGTTTACCTCTGGCACCACGAGGGGCACATCGGGTTCAAGCCTCCATGCGGAGGAGTTATCTATAACAACAGCACCGTCGGAAGCAAACTTTGGGGCGTATTCCTTGCTTATAGAAGAGCCTGCGGAAAAGAGTGCTATGTCTATACCTTTAAAGTCAGCAATTTTATTGAGTGCCTGAACTTTTAGCCTTTCGCCCCTAAAGGTAAGCTCAAGCCCTTCGGACCTTTCAGAGGCGAAAAGAAGTAGCTCATCCACGGGAAAGTTTCTCTCTTCCAAAACTCGGAGGAACGCCCTTCCAACTTCGCCTGTTGCACCAACTACCGCTACCTTGTAACCCATGAGTATAAATTATATCCCAGTTAGAAAGTGCTAACCTTAAACATTTTACAAGACCCTTCCATGATTATGCGGACCAAGGTAGTGTCGCCTATGTTCATCCTCTTTAGAAAAACCTCCCTTCTATACCTATGGGCGACTATTATTGTGTGGATGGCTTCAACTGTTTTGTCGATGAATTCGTTTACCACTATATAATCAAAATGCCTCGCACAAGCTATCTCCTCCTCAGCTTTCTGAAGTCTTTGTTCTAAATTCTCCCTGCCATAGCCCCTGCTTAGGAGCCTTCTCTTTAACTCTTCAAGACTTGGTGGCATAAGAAAGATGAGCACGCTCTCTGGATAGACCTCTCTTATCTTGCTTGCACCTTGCACATCTATAACAAGAAGGGAGTCCACACCTTCTTGCTCGTTCTTAAGGACCTGGTCCTTGGGAGTTCCGTAGTAGTTCCCATAGACGTTGGCGTATTCAAGAAAATAGCCTTCTTCTGTTCTTCTTTCAAACTCCGTCTTGTCCATGAATATATAATCCACACCGTGTTCTTCCCCTTCTCTTTTTGGTCTTGTGGTTGCTGTTATGATCCTTCTCACTCTTGGGCAAGTTTTGAGAAGTCTATCCGCCACTGTAGTCTTGCCTGCTCCAGAAGGTGCAGAAAGGACAAAGAGCATGTTATAATTATAACCCAAGGCGCGTAGCTCAGCTGGCAGAGCGCTGGCCCGACACGCCAGAGGTCGGCGGTTCAAATCCGCCCGCGCCTACCATGGTATAATCTTCCCAATGGTTCTGGACTTTGAGAAGGAACTTCAGGAGATCTACCAAAAGGCAGAACAACTCAAGAGGCTCTACAGCCTTGGAGACAAAGAGAGGGAAAAAGAGCTCAGAAAAGCTCAAAGGGAATTCTTAAAAAAGAGCAAAGAGATATATTCAAAACTTGACCCTTGGGAGAGGGTTCTCCTTGCAAGACATCCTCAAAGACCACACGCAGTTGACTACATAAACCTCATATTCAAAAACTTCATAGAGCTTCATGGAGATAGATGTTTTGGGGATGACAAGTCCATAGTGGCTGGCTTTGCTTACTTTGATACTTTCCCTGTGGCGGTGATAGGTCAAGAAAAGGGTAGGACAACAAAGGAGAAGATGGAAAGGAACTTTGGCATGCCTCATCCAGAAGGATATAGAAAGGCTATAAGGATAGCAAAGTTGGCGGAAAAGTATGGTATGCCCGTTATAACGCTCATAGACACACCGGGTGCCTATCCGGGTATAGGTGCGGAAGAAAGGGGGCAGTCTGAAGCCATAGCCCAAAGTCTCTACACCTTTGGCTACTTAAAAGTTCCAAGTATTGCAGTGATAATAGGAGAGGGGGGGTCTGGTGGTGCCCTCGCCCTCGGAGTTGCCAACAGAGTGCTTATGTTAGAAAACGCAATTTACTCCGTTATATCCCCCGAAGGCTGTGCGGCTATACTTTGGAAAGATCAGGGTAAGGTTAAAGAAGCCTCAAAAGCCCTTAAGCTCACAGCTCATGACCTTTTGAAGCTGGGGGTAGTAGACGTCATAGTGCCAGAGCCTCTTGGTTCAGCTCATTGGGACTACAAAAGGAGTGCAAGAATTTTAAAATACATGCTTAGAAAATGCTTAAAAGAACTTATATACATGAGCCCCGGAGAGGTCATACAAGATAGAATAAGGAAATTTGAGAAGATGGGTGTCTTTGTGGAGCTATGAGCCTTCTATGTGTTCACTGTCACTTCCATCAGCCTCCGAGGGAGAACCCCTACTTAGGTCTTATCACCTTAGAGCCTTCCGCCCAACCTTTTGAAAACTGGAATGAGAGAATATTCAGAGAGTCCTATCTTCCCAACCTCTACGCCCATTATAGGAAAGGGGGGAAGATCCTAAAGGTCGTCAACAACTATGAACATGTAAGTTTTAACTTCACCTTTACTCTTATCTCCTGGCTTTTCAGAGAGAAATACTGGTTTATTGACAGACTTAAAGGAGCAGGTAAAAATGCCATTGCTACGAGCTTTAACCACACCATACTACCCCTTGACCCAGAGGAAGACAGAGAGGTGCAAATAGTCTGGGGTATAAGGGCTTTTGAGAAGGTTTTTGGAAGAAAGCCTTTGGGCTTTTGGCTTCCAGAGCTTGCGGTAGATAGAAAAACCCTATCCCTTTTGGTAAAGCATGGCATAAAATACGTTATACTTGCACCACATCAGGTCAAAACAAAGGGAAGCTACCTCAGACATAACCTTCCGGAAGGACATATAGACATCTTTGTCTATGATGGAGAGCTATCTCATGGTATAGCCTTTGGAGACCTCATAAATCATATGGATGAGGTTATAAGAATAGCGAGTGCAAGAAAAGGTCTTACCCTTATTGCAGTAGATGGCGAGACCTTTGGTCATCACAAAAAATTCGGTGAGATGGGACTTGCCTATCTTGTGGAGAATTATCCAAACATGAAGACCATTGAAGAATTGTATAAGACCATGCATCCAGAGGGTGAAACGGAGATATGGGAGTTTACTTCTTGGAGCTGTGCTCACGGTATAGAAAGGTGGAGATCTGACTGCGGATGCACCACGGGAGGACTGCATGGCTGGCATCAAAAGTGGAGAGGACCTATGAGGGAAGCCCTTGAGATGGTGAGGTCAGAAGTAAGGGAAAGACTATTTAGAGTTTTGGAAAAGTATACAAAAGACCCACAGAGTGCCCTTTTTGACTTTGCGGATATACTGCTTGGAGGTTCAAAAGAGGAATATCTCCAGGACAAGGCAAAAAGATCTCTTAGCAAAGAGGAAAGAGTGGAGCTTTTTAAGCATCTATATGCTTACAAATACATAAGCTATGCCTTTTCTTCTGATGGTTGGTTCTTCGCTGATATCTCTGGTATAGAGGCGGTAAAAAACCTACTCTTTGCAAAAAAAGCCATAGACCTTATTGGCAATGGAGAGCTTGAAGAAAGATTTCTTCGTGTGCTTTCTGAAGCTCCCAGCAATCTACAATCCTATGGCAGCGGTCTTGGAGTATGGCACAGCCTTGTTTTGCCTCAGAAGGTTTCGGAAAGGCAGGTTATAACCTCAATAACAGCTCTTGAGCTGTCGGACGTGATCCCTCAGGAGGGAACTCTTGGCAATTTCTACTACAGGGTGGAAGGCTTTGAACCCTGGAAAGTCTATCTCAAAGACATGGAAACAGAGGAAGAGTTTGAAGATATGGAAGAATTGAAGGAGTTTAATACCAACAATGTCCCTCAACCTCTTCTCAGTTGGCTACTGGACAAATGGGCTCTTGCATACCTTTCGGAGGCTGTGAATTTTACAGAAAACCACGAACTTCTACTTGAGGACCTGCTTGTCCACGCACGGGGCAAATACTTTGAAGCAGGAAATCTAATAGAGAGCAATGTGGAAGCCTACCTCAGGCTAAAGCTTTATCTTCTTCTCAGAGAGCTTGCTCCAGTGAAAGAGATCAAAAGAGTGCTGGAAAAGGCGGACTACCTTAACCTTAACGTAAGGAATGTTTCTGTTAAGTTCTGGATGGAAAGATACATAAGCAAGAAGATACTAATGGGTATATCGGAAGAAGAGGCAAAGGAGATAGTGACATTTATCAAAGAATACAACACGGCGGTAGGAAGGTATGACCTTATGGTAAACCTGTGGGACCTTCAAAACTGGGCATGGGAAAACAGAGAAAAGCTAAGCCCTGAAACCCTCAGCCTCTTAGAGTTTGCGTAAAATACTACTATGCCATCAAAGGCACTCTTCACGGACCTCTATGAGCTTACCATGGCTCAGGCTTACCTTGAAGCCAATAAGGTAGGCAGGGCGGTCTTTAGCCTTTTTGTGAGAAAACTTCCAAAAAACAGAAACTTTCTTGTTTCCTGTGGGCTTGAACCTCTTATTGAAGCTCTTGGGGAGTTTAGGTTTGGTGATAAGGAGCTGAGGTATCTGAAGTCTCTGAATATGTTTAAGGACTGGTTTTTAGATTATCTGGAGCAATATCAGTTTAGGGGAAACCTCTACGCTATAAGGGAGGGCATGATAGTCTTTCAGAATGAACCACTTGTTCAGATAGAAGGCTCTTTACCAGAGGTGCAAATCCTTGAGACTCTTGTTATAAACATAGTGCATTACAATACGCTTATTGCCTCAAAATCCGCAAGGTGCTACTTGGTATCTAAGGATAGAGCTCTCGTGGACTTTGGCTTAAGGAGGGCACATGGGCTTGACGCAGGTCTCTATGGAGCAAGGGCTTGCTACATAACGGGCTTTGCGGGCACTTCAAACCTCTATGCGGGAAGGAAATACGGAATTCCAGTCTTTGGCACTATGGCACACTCCTTTGTTATGGTCTTTGAGGAGGAGGAAGAAGCCTTTAAGGCTTTTGCAAGGAGCTTCCCAGACAGGACTGTATTCCTCATAGATACCTATGACACCTTTGAGGGGGCAAAGAAAGCTTTAAAGCTGATGAGGGAGGGTATAAAGGTTGTGGGAGTGAGAATTGACAGTGGAGACCTGCTTGAGGAGTGCATAAGGGTAAAGGACCTTTTCCAAAGGGAAGGCTTTGAGGATATAAAGATAGTAGTCAGTGGAGGGCTTGACGAAGAAGACCTGCATAGACTTTTATCTGGCGGTGCACCTGTGGATATCTTTGGCGTTGGCACTAAGGTTTTGACCTCTGCGGACGCTCCCTATCTTGATATAGCCTACAAGCTGGTGGAATACGAGGGAAAGCCAAAGTTTAAGCTAAGCCCTGGGAAGCAAACCTTTCCCTACAAGAGACAAGTTATAAGGCATTACGAAGATGGTCTTATGTGCTATGATGAGGTTATTCCCTACAGAGAGGGAGGGCTAGTGGAGGTCGTATACAAGGAGGGAAGTCTTATAAGACCCTTGCCCAGTCTAAAGGAGATAAGGGAAACCTTTTTAGATGAACTTTCCAAAATGCCTGCCTGGTTAAAGTCCTTAAACAAGGAAAAGGATTATAATGTTTTATTAAAGGAGGTTTGAGAATGAGTAGAAGACCAAACATAGAGGAGGCGCTTAAAAAAGTGTCTTCAAGATATGAGCTTGTGCACGCTGCAACAAAGAGAGTAAGCCAGCTACTGGAAAGGGGTGAAGACATCTTTGTAAGGGATAAGACAAGAGGTGAGCTTATAAAGAAGACTTTCCAGGCTATAGAAGACATAGCCCAGGGTAAGGTTCAGGTAGTAAGACTAAGGAGAAGCTCTGAAAATGATTAAGAGTTTGGAATTTCTTCACATTTTTTTTGCCATTGTATGGATAGGCGGAATGGTATACAGCCTGCTTTTTCTTAAACCATCCCTCAAGGAGCTTCCTAACGAGGATCAAAGACACAGGCTTCTTCGCTCGGTATTTTCAAAATTTTTCCCTGCGGTTTGGCTCTCTATACTTGTTTTGTTCATAACGGGCATGGGGCTATGGCATGGCTACAGGAGGGACTTCTCTGAAAATCCTCTCTTTCATACCAAGCTCTTCCTCTTTGCCCTCATGATCCTGGTGTTTACATACATCTACTTTTTCCTCTTTAGGAAGAACAAACTTTCACACATTCCCAACCTGATATTGGTGAACCTCCTCTTTGGGATATTCATATTGCTTATAATCACTTACATAAGCTAGTATGTTCCTACTACTGTTTTTAATTTTTCCTTTTCTTGTCTACGCACAGCTACCACCAGAGTATATACTTCTTATAAACTATATGGAGAAAAGGGATGCCTTGATTGGATACAGGATATTAAAGGATTATCCAGATGCGGTTTTTAAAGATGATTTAAGGCTTTTTCTCGCACAGGATGAGTTAAAGGCAGGGAAAACTCAATCCGCCAGCAGGCTTTTGATGGATATAAACCCAAGAAACCTTAGAGAGGACTTAAGGGGAGAATATGTCAAGCTATGGAAAGACCTTGGCTTAGACCCAAAGGTGGGTTTTTTAAGGTCTCCTGTGCTATTTAGAGAATTTATACCTAAGATACAACTTAGTTCTGAGGAAGCTCTGTCCGCAGGGGAAGAACTTTTTAGAAGAAGGTATTACAGAGAAGTGGTTTCACTTCTTGAGGGCATGGACTTTCAAAGGGTCTGTTACATGCTTGGCATGTCCTTGAGGTCTCTTAGAGAAAACGAAAGTGCTTTTGAGGTATTCCAAAGATGCGAAGACGATAGGGCGAGGGTTGAACTGGCTATAATGCAATACGAAAGAGGGCAAAGGGCAGAGGTTGAGGTAACCCTTTCATCTATCAGAGACAGGAATCTTCTTTCGGATGCCCTTTTTAGGCTTGGAAGACTAAACCTACATAGGGGAAGTTTTCAGGAAGCAATAAACTACCTTGTCCGCATGGAGCCCTCGTACAGAAGAGATTTTAACCTTGGTTTATCCTACTACGCCATTGGAGATTATGCAAAAGCCCTTGAAAACTTTATAAACTCAACAAGGAACGCCCAGAGTAGGGATGAAGTATCCGCCGGCAATTTCTGGGCATATAAAAGTGCATTGCTCTTAGGGAGAGAAGACGCAGGAGAATACCTCATAAAGGCTTCCAACGGTGCCGGTTTTTATCATGCGGTTGCCAGCTCCCTGTTGGGTCTTCCAGTGGCAAGTAGGGCTATGAGGGTGGTTATGGAGGACGAAAGCTTTCCAAAAACCGCAAAGGTAATAAAAGCTATATGGGAAGCGGGTTTTCCTGAATATGCAAGGCTTGAGGCTCTTAAAAGGCTTAGGGATATAAGCTCTTCCGATATTATAGCCCTATCTCGTCTTGACCCTCACCTGGCGGTAAAACTTGCAGTTAGAAAATATGGCTACGGAAGTTTTGTATACAACGCGGTAGCCTTTCCCAAACCATATAGAGGCGTTGTGGGGAAAGCCTCTGAGAAATATTCCATAGATGTCGCTCTCATATATGCAGTAATGAGACAAGAAAGTCTCTTTGACCCCTATGCAGTGTCTGTAGCAAACGCCAGAGGGCTTATGCAACTTATAGACAGTACCGCACAGTATGTGGCAAGAAGAGAGGGAATAAAGATAAGAAACATCTATGACCCAGAGACCAACATTTTGCTCGGCACAGCCTATTTAAGATACCTGCTGGATAGGTGGAATGGTGACATAGTGAAAGCCATCGCCAGCTATAACGCCGGACCTGCAAGGGTAAGCGGTTGGGTCCAACACGAAGACCAATACCTTTTTATAGAAACCATACCTCTCAGAGAAACAAGAGACTACGTCAAGAGGGTGCTTTATAACTACTATGTATACTCAGAAATTTTAAAGTGATGCCACCGCTTTGTCTATCTTCTCAAGGGCTAAGTGTATGTCTTCCTCCGTGTGTGCAGTGCTAAGAAACCATGCCTCAAACTGAGCAGGTGGGATGAGAACACCTTCTTTAAGCAAAGCTCTGAAGAACTTACCAAACAGTTCCCTATCTGACCTTTTGGCTGTCTCGTAGTCATAGACCTCTTCCTCTGTGAAAAAGACAGTAAACATAGAGGCTATCTGGTTTATCCTGTGGGGTATACCCTTTCTATGTAGTATTTCTGATATTCCAGAGGTAAGCATCTTTGTAAGACTTTCTAACTCTTTGTAGGGGTTTAGACTGAAAAGTTCACTTAGGGTTGCAATACCTGCTACCATGGAAAGGGGGTTGCCAGAAAGGGTTCCTGCCTGGTATACTGGACCCTCTGGTGCTACCTTTTGCATTATCTCTTTTCTTCCAC from Hydrogenobacter sp. T-8 includes these protein-coding regions:
- a CDS encoding DUF503 domain-containing protein, coding for MVLGLLRVELFFPENGSLKEKRHYLRSIKDKVRSSFNVSVSEVDYHDLWQRSSLAFACVSHEKSIAENTLSGVKKLLERHYPEFILELKSEYLFL
- the amrB gene encoding AmmeMemoRadiSam system protein B yields the protein MKPKIRPLEVIPQGKSFWLKDPMGISDGLLVSYHALLLLSLMDGTREFEELRAEFFKRTGIILREQELREFIELLEKSLLLEGENFQKTLNSMRQEMLCKGIRPMSHVGEVYPEDAESCKAFLMGEEKEKRDLLGLMVPHMDLRVARKTYWEGYGRLKADKRLVVILGVSHYWHEMPFSVLPLHMETPFGILETRKDLLEKLQSFYSFDITHDLFSYRQEHSIEFVSIYAKMLLPESKALALIVSYGDKDFLKTLAENLLKVIDKELHHTLIISSVDLSHVGKKFGDMQSYDPSFRDRKYLELLQNLKGDDAFELLQETKNSTRIDGQYTNLVFSHMLKKAGLEKGELFDYSFYYENPTDSIVSYASIGF
- a CDS encoding Mov34/MPN/PAD-1 family protein, with amino-acid sequence MLRIKGSALQKTIAQAERDYPYETCGLLLGKVEGNVRTVFGAYETPNANPNRKNDRYEIAPEDYLKAEKKAKEFGLEIVGVYHSHPDHPDRPSQFDEERAFEGFSYLILSVSKGKVVSYRSWELVDQKFREEEILIFG
- the asd gene encoding aspartate-semialdehyde dehydrogenase is translated as MGYKVAVVGATGEVGRAFLRVLEERNFPVDELLLFASERSEGLELTFRGERLKVQALNKIADFKGIDIALFSAGSSISKEYAPKFASDGAVVIDNSSAWRLEPDVPLVVPEVNPEDVKDHKGIIANPNCSTIQMLVALKPIYDAVGIEAIVVSTYQSVSGAGAKAIMELQEQTRAWCEGKEIPPAKALPKRIAFNVVPQIDIFTENGYTKEELKMLNETRKILHDPNIRVSATCVRVPVLYGHSEAVSVKLKSELSPESAREILRKAKGVVVVDSPTEGQYPLAVDVAGKDDVFVGRIRKDLVFEPGLSMWVVADNIRKGAATNAVQIAELLTQYAMV
- the gmk gene encoding guanylate kinase, encoding MLFVLSAPSGAGKTTVADRLLKTCPRVRRIITATTRPKREGEEHGVDYIFMDKTEFERRTEEGYFLEYANVYGNYYGTPKDQVLKNEQEGVDSLLVIDVQGASKIREVYPESVLIFLMPPSLEELKRRLLSRGYGRENLEQRLQKAEEEIACARHFDYIVVNEFIDKTVEAIHTIIVAHRYRREVFLKRMNIGDTTLVRIIMEGSCKMFKVSTF
- a CDS encoding acetyl-CoA carboxylase carboxyltransferase subunit alpha, coding for MVLDFEKELQEIYQKAEQLKRLYSLGDKEREKELRKAQREFLKKSKEIYSKLDPWERVLLARHPQRPHAVDYINLIFKNFIELHGDRCFGDDKSIVAGFAYFDTFPVAVIGQEKGRTTKEKMERNFGMPHPEGYRKAIRIAKLAEKYGMPVITLIDTPGAYPGIGAEERGQSEAIAQSLYTFGYLKVPSIAVIIGEGGSGGALALGVANRVLMLENAIYSVISPEGCAAILWKDQGKVKEASKALKLTAHDLLKLGVVDVIVPEPLGSAHWDYKRSARILKYMLRKCLKELIYMSPGEVIQDRIRKFEKMGVFVEL
- a CDS encoding DUF3536 domain-containing protein, which gives rise to MSLLCVHCHFHQPPRENPYLGLITLEPSAQPFENWNERIFRESYLPNLYAHYRKGGKILKVVNNYEHVSFNFTFTLISWLFREKYWFIDRLKGAGKNAIATSFNHTILPLDPEEDREVQIVWGIRAFEKVFGRKPLGFWLPELAVDRKTLSLLVKHGIKYVILAPHQVKTKGSYLRHNLPEGHIDIFVYDGELSHGIAFGDLINHMDEVIRIASARKGLTLIAVDGETFGHHKKFGEMGLAYLVENYPNMKTIEELYKTMHPEGETEIWEFTSWSCAHGIERWRSDCGCTTGGLHGWHQKWRGPMREALEMVRSEVRERLFRVLEKYTKDPQSALFDFADILLGGSKEEYLQDKAKRSLSKEERVELFKHLYAYKYISYAFSSDGWFFADISGIEAVKNLLFAKKAIDLIGNGELEERFLRVLSEAPSNLQSYGSGLGVWHSLVLPQKVSERQVITSITALELSDVIPQEGTLGNFYYRVEGFEPWKVYLKDMETEEEFEDMEELKEFNTNNVPQPLLSWLLDKWALAYLSEAVNFTENHELLLEDLLVHARGKYFEAGNLIESNVEAYLRLKLYLLLRELAPVKEIKRVLEKADYLNLNVRNVSVKFWMERYISKKILMGISEEEAKEIVTFIKEYNTAVGRYDLMVNLWDLQNWAWENREKLSPETLSLLEFA
- a CDS encoding nicotinate phosphoribosyltransferase, translated to MPSKALFTDLYELTMAQAYLEANKVGRAVFSLFVRKLPKNRNFLVSCGLEPLIEALGEFRFGDKELRYLKSLNMFKDWFLDYLEQYQFRGNLYAIREGMIVFQNEPLVQIEGSLPEVQILETLVINIVHYNTLIASKSARCYLVSKDRALVDFGLRRAHGLDAGLYGARACYITGFAGTSNLYAGRKYGIPVFGTMAHSFVMVFEEEEEAFKAFARSFPDRTVFLIDTYDTFEGAKKALKLMREGIKVVGVRIDSGDLLEECIRVKDLFQREGFEDIKIVVSGGLDEEDLHRLLSGGAPVDIFGVGTKVLTSADAPYLDIAYKLVEYEGKPKFKLSPGKQTFPYKRQVIRHYEDGLMCYDEVIPYREGGLVEVVYKEGSLIRPLPSLKEIRETFLDELSKMPAWLKSLNKEKDYNVLLKEV
- the rpoZ gene encoding DNA-directed RNA polymerase subunit omega — its product is MSRRPNIEEALKKVSSRYELVHAATKRVSQLLERGEDIFVRDKTRGELIKKTFQAIEDIAQGKVQVVRLRRSSEND
- a CDS encoding lytic transglycosylase domain-containing protein, with the translated sequence MFLLLFLIFPFLVYAQLPPEYILLINYMEKRDALIGYRILKDYPDAVFKDDLRLFLAQDELKAGKTQSASRLLMDINPRNLREDLRGEYVKLWKDLGLDPKVGFLRSPVLFREFIPKIQLSSEEALSAGEELFRRRYYREVVSLLEGMDFQRVCYMLGMSLRSLRENESAFEVFQRCEDDRARVELAIMQYERGQRAEVEVTLSSIRDRNLLSDALFRLGRLNLHRGSFQEAINYLVRMEPSYRRDFNLGLSYYAIGDYAKALENFINSTRNAQSRDEVSAGNFWAYKSALLLGREDAGEYLIKASNGAGFYHAVASSLLGLPVASRAMRVVMEDESFPKTAKVIKAIWEAGFPEYARLEALKRLRDISSSDIIALSRLDPHLAVKLAVRKYGYGSFVYNAVAFPKPYRGVVGKASEKYSIDVALIYAVMRQESLFDPYAVSVANARGLMQLIDSTAQYVARREGIKIRNIYDPETNILLGTAYLRYLLDRWNGDIVKAIASYNAGPARVSGWVQHEDQYLFIETIPLRETRDYVKRVLYNYYVYSEILK